A stretch of the Aythya fuligula isolate bAytFul2 chromosome 18, bAytFul2.pri, whole genome shotgun sequence genome encodes the following:
- the RAB37 gene encoding ras-related protein Rab-37 isoform X1 has product MEPAGPAGAGYNEALLHKTILVGDSGVGKTSLLVQFDQGKFIPGSFSATVGIGFTVMLLGDSGVGKTCFLLQFRDGAFLSGTFIATVGIDFRNKVVAVDGVKVKLQIWDTAGQERFRSVTHAYYRDAQALLLLYDITSKMSFDNIRAWLTEIHEYAQKDVVIMLLGNKADVSSERAVRTEDGASLAREYGVPFMETSAKTGMNVELAFLAIAKELKQRALQPPDEPRFQIHDYIEAQQKKSGCCAFA; this is encoded by the exons ATGGAGCCCGCAGGCCCGGCGGGGGCCGGCTACAACGAGGCGCTGCTGCACAAG ACCATCCTGGTTGGAGACAGCGGCGTGGGGAAGACGTCTCTGCTGGTCCAGTTTGACCAGGGCAAGTTCATCCCAGGCTCCTTCTCCGCCACCGTGGGCATTGGCTTTACG GTGATGTTACTCGGAGACTCGGGCGTGGGGAAAacctgcttcctgctgcagttCAGAGACGGGGCCTTTCTCTCCGGGACGTTCATAGCCACCGTGGGCATAGATTTCCGG AACAAGGTGGTGGCCGTGGATGGCGTGAAGGTGAAGCTGCAG ATTTGGGACACGGCGGGGCAGGAGCGTTTCCGCAGCGTGACCCACGCCTACTACAGGGATGCCCAAG CCTTGCTCCTGCTCTACGACATCACCAGCAAGATGTCCTTCGACAACATCCGC GCCTGGCTGACGGAGATCCACGAGTACGCGCAGAAGGACGTGGTCATCATGCTGCTGGGCAATAAG GCTGACGTGAGCAGCGAGCGGGCCGTGAGGACAGAGGACGGAGCCTCGCTGGCCAGG GAGTACGGGGTGCCCTTCATGGAGACGAGCGCCAAGACGGGGATGAACGTGGAGCTGGCCTTCCTCGCCATCGCCAA GGAGCTGAAGCAGCGAGCGCTGCAGCCGCCGGACGAGCCCCGCTTCCAGATCCACGACTACATCGAGGCGCAGCAGAAGAAATCCGGCTGCTGCGCCTTCGCCTGA
- the RAB37 gene encoding ras-related protein Rab-37 isoform X2 → MEPAGPAGAGYNEALLHKTILVGDSGVGKTSLLVQFDQGKFIPGSFSATVGIGFTNKVVAVDGVKVKLQIWDTAGQERFRSVTHAYYRDAQALLLLYDITSKMSFDNIRAWLTEIHEYAQKDVVIMLLGNKADVSSERAVRTEDGASLAREYGVPFMETSAKTGMNVELAFLAIAKELKQRALQPPDEPRFQIHDYIEAQQKKSGCCAFA, encoded by the exons ATGGAGCCCGCAGGCCCGGCGGGGGCCGGCTACAACGAGGCGCTGCTGCACAAG ACCATCCTGGTTGGAGACAGCGGCGTGGGGAAGACGTCTCTGCTGGTCCAGTTTGACCAGGGCAAGTTCATCCCAGGCTCCTTCTCCGCCACCGTGGGCATTGGCTTTACG AACAAGGTGGTGGCCGTGGATGGCGTGAAGGTGAAGCTGCAG ATTTGGGACACGGCGGGGCAGGAGCGTTTCCGCAGCGTGACCCACGCCTACTACAGGGATGCCCAAG CCTTGCTCCTGCTCTACGACATCACCAGCAAGATGTCCTTCGACAACATCCGC GCCTGGCTGACGGAGATCCACGAGTACGCGCAGAAGGACGTGGTCATCATGCTGCTGGGCAATAAG GCTGACGTGAGCAGCGAGCGGGCCGTGAGGACAGAGGACGGAGCCTCGCTGGCCAGG GAGTACGGGGTGCCCTTCATGGAGACGAGCGCCAAGACGGGGATGAACGTGGAGCTGGCCTTCCTCGCCATCGCCAA GGAGCTGAAGCAGCGAGCGCTGCAGCCGCCGGACGAGCCCCGCTTCCAGATCCACGACTACATCGAGGCGCAGCAGAAGAAATCCGGCTGCTGCGCCTTCGCCTGA
- the SLC9A3R1 gene encoding Na(+)/H(+) exchange regulatory cofactor NHE-RF1, whose protein sequence is MSSAPTGPAAAAAPRLCCLEKGPDGYGFHLHGEKGKPGQFIRLVEAGSPAERSGLLAGDRLLEVDGANVERESHQQVVERIRAASGSVRLLVVQPQQPEEPPHKPPSPPDGGEAQRDPPTAEPALQERSSGGSERELRPRLCHIKKGPNGYGFNLHSDKSRPGQYIRAVDPDSPADAAGLRPQDRIVEVNGVSVEGKQHASVVAAIKEGGDETKLLVVDVLTDEFFKKCKVVPSEAHLTGPLPEPVANGDIEKENSEELRSNSASERSPSPVLATSPDGSETRSEPGVPEGDKRSSASGSLLDLDIPLAVAKERAHQKRTSKRAPQMDWSKKNELFSNL, encoded by the exons ATGAGCAGCGCCCCGACGGggcccgcggcggcggcggctccgcggctctgctgcctggagaAGGGCCCGGACGGTTACGGCTTCCACCTGCACGGCGAGAAGGGCAAGCCGGGCCAGTTCATCCGCCTGGTGGAAGCCGGCTCGCCGGCCGAGCGCTCCGGGCTGCTCGCCGGGGACCGCCTGCTGGAGGTGGACGGGGCGAACGTGGAGCGGGAGAGCCACCAGCAGGTGGTGGAGCGGATCCGGGCCGCCTCCGGCTCCGTGCGGCTCCTCGTCGTGCAGCCGCAGCAGCCCGAGGAGCCCCCGCACAAACCCCCGAGCCCCCCCGACGGCGGCGAGGCTCAGCGGGACCCCCCGACGGCGGAGCCCGCgctgcaggagaggagcagcgGCGGCAGCGAGCGG GAGCTGCGTCCCCGGCTGTGCCACATCAAGAAGGGCCCCAATGGCTACGGCTTCAACCTGCACAGCGACAAGAGCCGCCCGGGGCAGTACATCCGCGCCGTCGACCCCGACTCGCCGGCCGATGCAGCGGGGCTGCGTCCCCAGGACCGCATCGTCGAG GTGAACGGGGTCTCGGTGGAGGGCAAGCAGCACGCGAGCGTGGTGGCCGCCATCAAGGAGGGTGGCGACGAGACCAAGCTGCTGGTGGTGGACGTCCTCACGGATGAGTTCTTCAAGAAGTGCAAGGTGGTGCCCTCGGAGGCGCACCTGACAG GTCCCCTGCCAGAACCTGTTGCCAACGGTGATATAGAGAAG GAGAACAGCGAGGAGCTGCGCTCCAACTCGGCGTCTGAGAggtcccccagccccgtgctggcCACGTCGCCCGACGGCAGCGAGACCCGCAGCGAG CCCGGCGTGCCGGAGGGGGACAAGCGCAGCTCGGCGTCCGGCTCCCTCCTGGACCTCGACATCCCGCTGGCCGTGGCCAAGGAGCGGGCCCACCAGAAGCGCACCAGCAAGCGGGCGCCCCAGATGGACTGGAGCAAGAAAAACGAACTGTTCAGCAACCTGTGA
- the NAT9 gene encoding N-acetyltransferase 9 yields MRINQDTVLQGSRATLVPYTTAHVPRYHAWMQSEELQRLTASEPLSLEQEYEMQRSWRDDADKCTFIVLDTERWAGQARGEEDCMVGDVNLFLTDTEDPTLGEIEIMIAEPSYRGRGFGKEATLMMMSYGVTDLGITKFEAKIGQENEASICMFKKLHFKEVAVNSVFREVTLRLDVSDEEKRWLLDQTSHVEKKTYSEVKLPAGELET; encoded by the exons ATGAGGATTAACCAGGACACCGtgctgcaggggagcagggcGACCCTGGTGCCGTACACCACGGCACACGTGCCCCG GTACCACGCGTGGATGCAGTCGGAGGAGCTGCAGCGCCTGACCGCCTCCGAGCCGCTGAGCCTGGAGCAGGAGTACGAGATGCAGCGCAGCTGGCGGGACGACGCAGACA AGTGCACCTTCATCGTGCTGGACACGGAGCGCTGGGCTGGGCAGGCACGTGGGGAGGAGGACTGCATGGTGGGGGACGTGAACCTCTTCCTCACCGACACCGAGGATCCGACTTTGGGGGAGATTGAAATTATGATCGCAG AGCCCAGCTACCGTGGCAGAGGATTTGGCAAGGAGGCGACTCTGATGATGATGTCCTACG GAGTGACAGACCTGGGCATCACCAAATTTGAGGCTAAGATCGGTCAGGAAAACGAAGCCAGCATTTGCATGTTCAAGAAGCTTCATTTTAAGGAG GTTGCTGTGAACAGCGTTTTCCGGGAGGTGACGCTGAGGCTGGACGTCAGCGATGAAGAGAAACGATGGCTCCTGGACCAGACAAGCCACGTGGAGAAGAAAACCTACAGTGAAGTGAAGCTGCCAGCCGGAGAGCTGGAGACCTGA